A window of Ruania suaedae contains these coding sequences:
- the sucC gene encoding ADP-forming succinate--CoA ligase subunit beta gives MDLFEYQARDLFEKHGVPVLDGVVATTPDEARAAAEKLLNAGSSVVVVKAQVKVGGRGKAGGVKIAKSADEAAERAGEILGMDIKGHTVHRVMIAAGADIAEEYYFSILLDRSERQYLAMCSREGGVEIEQLAVERPEALAKVAIDPQVGVDESKAVEIVKTAGFPAEDTDKIAAVLRTLWTVFSEADATLVEVNPLVKTDAGDIIALDGKVTLDENADFRHPEHAELADNSATDPLELKAAENNLNYVKLDGEVGIIGNGAGLVMSTLDVVAYAGEMHGGVKPANFLDIGGGANAQVMAAGLDVILGDEQVKAVFVNVFGGITACDEVANGIVGALDLLGDAATKPLVVRLDGNSVEKGRAILTERNHPLVTLAETMDGGADKAAELANA, from the coding sequence GTGGACCTGTTCGAGTACCAGGCACGAGATCTCTTCGAGAAGCACGGCGTACCCGTGCTGGACGGGGTGGTCGCCACCACGCCCGACGAGGCACGCGCCGCGGCCGAGAAGCTGCTGAACGCAGGCAGCTCGGTCGTGGTGGTCAAGGCACAGGTGAAGGTCGGAGGCCGCGGCAAGGCCGGCGGCGTCAAGATCGCCAAGTCCGCCGACGAGGCCGCCGAGCGCGCCGGCGAGATCCTCGGGATGGACATCAAGGGGCACACGGTGCACCGGGTGATGATCGCCGCCGGTGCGGACATCGCCGAGGAGTACTACTTCTCGATCCTGCTGGACCGCTCCGAGCGCCAGTACCTGGCGATGTGCAGCCGCGAGGGTGGCGTCGAGATCGAGCAGCTCGCCGTCGAGCGCCCCGAGGCGCTGGCTAAGGTGGCCATCGACCCGCAGGTCGGCGTCGACGAGTCGAAGGCCGTCGAGATCGTGAAGACTGCCGGTTTCCCGGCCGAGGACACTGACAAGATCGCGGCTGTGCTCCGCACGCTGTGGACTGTCTTCTCCGAGGCCGACGCGACGCTGGTGGAGGTCAACCCGCTGGTCAAGACCGATGCCGGGGACATCATCGCCCTCGACGGCAAGGTCACCCTGGACGAGAACGCCGACTTCCGTCACCCGGAGCACGCCGAGCTGGCCGACAACTCCGCCACTGACCCGCTCGAGCTCAAGGCAGCCGAGAACAACCTCAACTACGTCAAGCTCGACGGCGAGGTCGGCATCATCGGCAACGGCGCGGGCCTGGTCATGTCCACGCTCGACGTGGTCGCCTATGCCGGTGAGATGCACGGCGGGGTCAAGCCCGCGAACTTCCTCGACATCGGCGGCGGCGCCAACGCCCAGGTGATGGCGGCCGGTCTGGACGTCATCCTCGGTGATGAGCAGGTCAAGGCCGTCTTCGTGAACGTCTTCGGCGGGATCACCGCCTGCGACGAGGTCGCCAACGGCATCGTCGGCGCCCTCGACCTGCTCGGTGATGCCGCGACGAAGCCGCTCGTGGTGCGCCTGGACGGCAACAGCGTCGAGAAGGGCCGGGCGATCCTGACCGAGCGCAACCACCCGCTGGTGACCCTCGCCGAGACCATGGACGGCGGCGCCGACAAGGCTGCCGAGCTGGCCAACGCCTGA
- the sucD gene encoding succinate--CoA ligase subunit alpha, whose translation MSIYLNSDSKIIVQGITGGMGAKHTALMLESGATIVGGVNARKAGTTVEHTDNTGSAVVLPVFGTVSEAMAETGANVSVLFVPPAFTKDACIEAIDAGIDLMVVITEGVPVQDTAEVWSYLKGKSTRMIGPNCPGIITPGESLAGITPHTITGKGPIGLVSKSGTLTYQMMFELNDLGFSTAIGIGGDPIVGTTHIDALEAFENDPDTELIVMIGEIGGDAEERAAAYIKDNVSKPVVGYVAGFTAPEGKTMGHAGAIVSGSAGTAQAKKEALEAVGVKVGKTPSETAQLAREILAG comes from the coding sequence ATGTCGATCTACCTCAACTCCGACTCCAAGATCATCGTTCAGGGCATCACCGGTGGCATGGGCGCCAAGCACACTGCCCTGATGCTCGAGTCCGGCGCCACGATCGTCGGCGGCGTCAACGCCCGCAAGGCCGGCACCACGGTCGAGCACACTGACAACACTGGCAGCGCGGTCGTCTTGCCGGTGTTCGGCACCGTGTCCGAGGCCATGGCTGAGACCGGCGCGAACGTCTCCGTGCTGTTCGTGCCGCCGGCCTTCACCAAGGATGCCTGCATCGAGGCCATCGACGCCGGCATCGACCTCATGGTGGTCATCACCGAGGGCGTGCCGGTGCAGGACACCGCCGAGGTGTGGTCCTACCTCAAGGGCAAGTCCACCCGGATGATCGGCCCGAACTGCCCGGGCATCATCACCCCGGGGGAGTCGCTGGCCGGGATCACCCCGCACACCATCACCGGCAAGGGCCCGATCGGACTGGTCTCCAAGTCCGGCACCCTGACCTACCAGATGATGTTCGAGCTCAACGACCTCGGCTTCTCCACCGCCATCGGCATCGGCGGCGACCCGATCGTGGGCACCACCCACATCGACGCGCTCGAGGCGTTCGAGAACGACCCCGACACCGAGCTGATCGTGATGATCGGCGAGATCGGCGGCGACGCCGAGGAGCGTGCGGCGGCCTATATCAAGGACAACGTGAGCAAGCCGGTCGTCGGCTACGTCGCCGGCTTCACCGCCCCCGAGGGCAAGACGATGGGCCACGCCGGTGCGATCGTCTCCGGCTCCGCCGGGACCGCGCAGGCGAAGAAGGAAGCGCTCGAGGCCGTCGGCGTCAAGGTCGGCAAGACCCCGTCCGAGACGGCGCAGCTCGCCCGCGAGATCCTCGCCGGCTGA
- a CDS encoding cell division protein PerM, whose protein sequence is MPSTRTPATADDPPRIVPRVVEHAATRPVLRIPDGALRGLLAGAEAVLLSWLVVVIPAIATYVATAAAPSLGSAGWLEAARVGTAAWLLGHGGAITVEGLELTLIPLGVTLLAVALTAGSVRRARLPGWPPAVIAAVVYVLFTVLFVVFAGVPGAARALVGAVVVAVAGVLIGLPGAALPAGARAAAAKIPDLVRLALGGAGRALGVHLLLATAAVVTAVVVQFAQVRDLHEGLHPDVVSGIVLVGAQVLVLPNLIVYAASFLLGPGFAVGEGTSFTPTGVEAGPLPVVPALGALPGPEGLAAQLPALGLVGLVAGLVLGAWSARRLRSRPVWQAAAAVGGAAVLAAAGMALLGVLASGGVGPGRMSVVGIDPLAAGLAMLWQVAASAALVVALVHERTVELARRLGQGVRSWWAEVRA, encoded by the coding sequence ATGCCCTCGACCCGCACCCCCGCGACGGCGGACGACCCGCCCCGGATCGTCCCCCGGGTCGTCGAGCACGCCGCCACCCGGCCGGTCCTGCGCATCCCCGACGGCGCCCTGCGCGGCCTGCTGGCCGGTGCCGAGGCCGTGCTGCTCAGCTGGCTGGTCGTGGTGATCCCCGCGATCGCCACCTATGTGGCCACCGCTGCGGCGCCTTCCTTGGGGTCGGCCGGCTGGCTCGAGGCCGCTCGCGTGGGCACCGCCGCCTGGCTGCTGGGACACGGCGGTGCGATCACGGTCGAAGGTCTCGAGCTGACCCTCATCCCGCTCGGCGTGACCCTCCTGGCCGTGGCGCTGACCGCGGGTTCGGTGCGGCGAGCCCGCCTGCCCGGGTGGCCGCCCGCGGTGATCGCGGCCGTCGTCTACGTGCTCTTCACGGTGTTGTTCGTCGTCTTCGCCGGGGTGCCCGGCGCGGCGCGGGCGCTCGTGGGCGCGGTGGTGGTGGCCGTGGCCGGGGTGCTCATCGGCCTCCCGGGCGCAGCGCTCCCGGCGGGTGCGCGGGCTGCAGCGGCGAAGATCCCCGACCTCGTGCGCCTAGCGCTCGGCGGCGCAGGACGGGCCCTCGGTGTCCACCTGCTGCTGGCCACGGCGGCGGTGGTGACAGCCGTCGTCGTGCAGTTCGCTCAGGTGCGTGACCTGCACGAGGGTCTGCACCCGGATGTCGTCAGCGGGATCGTCCTGGTCGGCGCGCAGGTGCTGGTGCTGCCGAACCTGATCGTCTACGCGGCCTCGTTCCTGCTCGGGCCGGGCTTCGCCGTCGGGGAGGGGACCTCGTTCACCCCCACCGGGGTGGAGGCGGGACCGTTGCCGGTGGTCCCGGCGCTCGGCGCCCTCCCGGGCCCGGAGGGCCTGGCCGCCCAGCTTCCCGCCCTGGGACTCGTGGGGCTGGTCGCCGGGTTGGTGCTGGGTGCCTGGTCCGCCCGACGCCTGCGCTCGCGGCCGGTGTGGCAGGCAGCCGCCGCGGTGGGTGGGGCCGCGGTGCTCGCTGCCGCCGGCATGGCACTGCTGGGCGTGCTCGCCTCCGGGGGTGTGGGCCCGGGCCGGATGTCGGTGGTCGGCATCGATCCGCTCGCCGCCGGGCTGGCGATGTTGTGGCAGGTGGCGGCGTCCGCCGCGCTCGTCGTGGCACTGGTTCATGAGCGCACGGTCGAGCTGGCGCGGAGGCTTGGCCAGGGCGTGCGCAGCTGGTGGGCTGAGGTGCGGGCCTGA